One Oryzias latipes chromosome 21, ASM223467v1 genomic window, TGCCATATAACTACTACTAAACAGGAAGCGCAGCTGCAGTATTTCTCCGCGTAATTAAGCGAGtgcgcatcaagatctctctttcactctctttgtctggcctcttattctgaGTTCCAGCGTTATTTtgttgtgcaaatgcatttttcatgatcataaaaatatgtaaattattttaaccttaagaaatcttgcgttttttagccaaaaatactATAGGATAAATTGAAGTTTCGGGTTTGCTTCGAGCTCGTGCCTGCAAATGTAGTTAATTGGTCGGGTTCGGGCTGGGAGTCTCGGGTGCTTCAAGTTTTTAAGTTTAGCACTGTTTCCTCCCAACTGGTACAAACCCCTGTGGGTTTTCCGGCTGCTGGGAAGGCACTGGGGTGCTAACTGGGTTAGCCCTGGCAGCGGGGCctgcgctacgagtaacgacctagctagccggcttagcttccactgtgtgGAGCCGCGCCTCCAACTGTTctagcctggcctccaagtatAACACAAGACTAAACTTAacacttctttttatttcacaggaCGCCATAGAAGACttttgaaggggaaaaaaatacagtttaaataaaaactttcatattcataaaatgttttgttttgtagctTTGGACACATCACATCTTCTTTTAACCACTTTGTATAATCTAACATTTCACTTGTTCTTagtgaaaaaaacaaggatCACTCTGAATTTTCAGTCTCTGGGTTATTTGGGCAGATAAAGATTTTAGTCTGTTGCTTCCATTTGATGCTGATGAGCATGCATTAATGAACAAAATCATATCATGCTATCTTTAATTTGTCCTTAAACGTACCTGAACAAGTGATTGTGAATCTTTGTCTCTGCAGTTCTCCCCCACTATTTTCTGAGGAAGCAAGAGAGGAACTCCAGTTTGAAGCTGGAGAACTCAGAAGCTCCACAGACTAAagggcagcaggaggagctctGCAGCAGCCAGGACGTCGAGCAGCTGGATCTGAATCAGGAGACAGATATCTTGATCCTTACTCCTACttatgagaaaaatgaagatCTGAACTGTCAGCATCGCCTAACTCAGAGCTTAAATGTAActgatgatcagaatggagaaggAAACCAGCatggtaaagaaaagaaaaagactcaaATGAAAAAACTTTGCAGAACAAAAAGGGTAAAAGAGCATTGTTGTGaagaatgtgaaaaaagttttactACAGCTTACCAATTAAGACGTCACATGAGAATCCACACAGGAGAAAATCTTTTTTCGTGTGAAGAATGTGGTAGATGTTTTACACATTCAGGCAGTTTATCCGTTCACATGAAAatccacacaggagaaaagcctttttcctgtAAAGAATGTGGTAGAAGTTTCTCTCGAGTAGACAGCCTAATTAGTCACATGAGAatccacacaggagaaaagcccttTTCCTGTAAAGAATGTGGTAAATGTTTCACTCTTTCATGCAGCTTAACGGATCACATGAGAatccacacaggagaaaagcccttTCCCTGTAAAGAATGTGGTAGAAGTTTTAGACGTTCAAGCAAACTATCAGTTCACATGAGAatccacacaggagaaaagccttttaccTGTGAAGAATGTGGTAGAAGTTTTTCTCATGCAAACAGTCTTACTACTCACATGAGAATccatacaggagaaaagcctttttcatgtGAAGAATGTGGTAGAAGTTTCTCTCAAGCAACCAGCCTAACTAGTCATATGAGAATccatacaggagaaaagcctttttcctgtGAAGAATGCGGTAGAAGTTTTTCTCATGCAAACAGCCTAACTTATCACATGAGAATCCACACAGAAGTAAACCTTTCCCTGTTAGATTGATGTTGAAATTTCAATAGATCATAATGTCCAATATGAcattaaaattcaaagaaacatgatcatttttttccccaaaacttGATTTTCCATAAAGAAAAGACATGCAATAATAGCAGCAGGTTTTCATAGACAGTGTTCTGTTTCTGTTAATAACCCGTCTAGTTTAGATCATTTTGTAGTTCTTTCAAATGTTCATTGTTTTGAAATGCCTTAAATTTGCAATTTTTGATTTGTTCATCTTATTTACTGTATTGAAGAGCTGGACAGCCCGTGTTTGACATCACCCTTAGAAAATGGCTTGTTTCTTGCTCCATCCAAAGTTAAgttagttgccattttttccagTTATAGATGCTGCCATTTGGAGCAACAGGATGTTAGTAACCGCTGATTAGTCAGAGTAACACAGTTTTCGTTTCTGTTGAGAAGATTGATTTACAATGGTCTACAGCCTACTAGGAAATATAAGTCACGGAGtacaaaaaaagcatgaaaaattaGAATACAAAAAATCAGCAAATCAGAGTGGAACAGAAAGGTGAACTGCTTTACAGCGAGGAACCATTGTTCATTATATTCAGTGTTTGAAAGGAAATTGACTTCATGAACCATGTTTATcttattttccggactataagtcgccctttttttcatagtttggcaaggggtgcgacttatactccgcagcgacttatattagaaataaattgaaataaatacattgttaaccctcctgttatgttcatttgtgaggaacagagatgatgttcctagCTAAATTTGAtctatgaggtatgttaagtgttaagagtacgttaagtgactcagagaatcagaaaaccttttttttacagtaagatcttgaaggctaacaacataatattctattttccaatgatttcatagattcagaaaatgcaataaaaatgacaactgtttctacaaaaacaggatgaaaacagagtattagttggccaatgatgcttcatgaaaggaataaactAATAtgagaattactgtgaaattatgaaaaACAGTCTGCTAcaattgtgtcatatgagtttgtgaaagttattatttcttggtctcagattttgtcaaataaatttcccttCAAAATGCCACTTacagtccagtgcgacttatctgtgtttttttctactttataatgcatttttgggctggtgcgacttatactccggagcgacttatagtccggaaaatacggtatataacAAAGCTTTTATTTGAATATTGCCAAAAGAGcagatgtgttttattttgaaagctagtttttttgtacaaacatGCTCCTACCATGAAAAGTACGAagataaatgtattttacaagatgtaattttattattaaagacTTGAACACCAACAAACCCTACTTtattcagtgatgaaagtcttccgggaattcccggaaatccgggtttttgagcaaaccgaacgtactttccgggaaataaagacctgatctctacggacaaatcgctttccggatcaaaaaatggtctgaaatcagctaattttagctttattttctatatttctccgcagatcgcttcctctatggtcgtggccatctctcgtcttcccggcctaattgaccaatgacgggacgttttagttgctttcggatgcgtcgacgggtctgattggctctgtctgcaccacgtggtcagcgtgactcgcttccctagagaccaaaactggcggacccacgctaaattttcacaaacacatctgaagagtttgcgatcaaatttgtgttaaaataatggcaggcatcgtcattattgagcgtggtcacgacctcagttgtgagaagacgataaaaaacaaattgaagtggtcttggctggaaaaaaaagatttttaaggtagtgtaggtcaaatacttttttgtgtaaaataatctcaaaaccacattttgaaataatttcaattttagttttgagtttcagtttttattttgaatacatttctctatctaatttatttgtatttcctaattaccatgatttagttcagtatagttgacattaattataagtatttgatggtttggacccacactcccttaaaaaataatgtttacaatgtttagtttagtttttatgtttgttttgatatttcccagattacttagtattggtgttaaagaattgatgtattatgttatagaattatagtttaaagcagatcccatattttgatgtagttatagtttgagaaaacagtgcaagtggatgttgtacatcagtcatttctaaagcagaaataatgtataaataactgaggtattttcatagaatatcatagttactggtgttctttttgccatttggggctttgatgttactatattttagcaattgtatgttttgcagctttaaggaaaagcgtagattgtaggattgtgttactttgagcaattttccaaattcttttttgggaccagcaagtccttaatggagagtcaaactaggggtttgaatgacaaatcatgatgctccaattagtcttagtttcttgataaagaagtgaataactagttgccagaatgcaccagaatgcatctaagaccacgtatttttccaaaatttcgctctgtgcccgccatatcgctcaaagaaaagttcagggattttttctttgcctgactttcatcactgtttattttaaatgtttgttaacAAGACTTTGGGATTCTTCaaataatttttacaaaatcaaataatccaaaacagaagaaacacacctctttttttaaacattattttaattttcgtACATTCCAAGTttcttttcccttctttttttcccaggcACACGCTCATAGTGTGAGATCAGCCTTGGTCCATTAAtccaaacaaccccccccccaaaatacaCTGGTATaccagtaaaaaaatatataaatttggGTACCCCCCGAGAAAAGTTTCAATGTCACCAGCTGGTCACTTGGTTCAGTTTATTTGGGATGTGCCCATGCCTGGGAGTGCCCACGTCACTCCTCTTGGCCACTTGAAAAAACTCCGGCTTTCGGCCCCCCCATCACTCAACTGGATGCCACAATGAGTTTGGTGGGATAATCCCAGCTGGCAAGAAATGATGAATATTTGAGGAGTCTTTGTCATGGGAGAAGAGCACGGCGACGGTCTTTCACCTTCCTCCTACTTCCTTTGCTCCTGTTCCAACCCTATTTAACAACCTTGGGGCATGTCTACCATGCATCAGGTAAACAGTccacaacataaataaacacagtgaaaaacagtggaaaaaaaaacatttatatatatgtgtaagtgtatatatgtatatgtatatatacaaaATACACGTTACTCCCTAACGGTAGGactgttcttttgttttccatAGTCAcaatgtctatgaagactctcattcatccaggttgattccatcatagtagtaggtttaagggCTTCtttcatctggacttagttttaaagttggaagacgtttcacctcttatccaagaggctttttttaaattctgtattCTGTATCAATTCAGAACAGTAATGAAACTCTTTGTTGTTGCTGGGTTTTTTAATACACTGGATGTTACTGTAGTGGCCAGAGTGTTTCCTTCAAATCCAAACTTAGGAAGTGACTTGGGTCTTGTAAAGGATTTTGCATGAGTAATGTTTGATAAAGGATTTTGTGTGTTGCCAAATAGAGGATCAGAAAGAATTTTTACGTTGTTCGACGAAAGTAACAAGATCAATGAAATGAGCTCTGTTGTTGGTTCTTTCCATAATTTCATGTGCCGTCACTCTCCATTGTTCTCTCATTTTATATGGCAACTTTGAGATTATAGCTCTCATGTTTGCAGAGGTTTCCTTCCACAATAGTGACACACCGCAAACCAGCACTAACCgtgcttgtttaaaaaaacaaaaaaacaacctaaaagtcactgagaggtttcttcatcttcctcctgtgcactaaaaccatggaagtcttcctcctcagtgtctgATTGGAATAGCATCAGATATTCTCTCTGTGTCACATTCATCAGATGGCTATAAACCCAACAAAGATTCATGCATACATGTGGCATCATTACAAACCTCAACAAGTGTATCAAGAGCTATTTGGACCTTTGTGTTATCACATTTAACCATCAGCTTTGCAGCGATTTCCTAATGTTGCTTGCTTCATttaatttcagttttctgttattttgtagCCTGTCCAGTTTATCACCGAGAGCCTTTGCAGTCAGTCTAACCACTCGTTTTTCAGCTTGTATTTCACTACAAGTCAAACTATTAGTTCTGCTCGTGGTGCACGCTGCATTTCCGAATGTTACGTCTGAGCTGCGTCCCACGTCTCCATGCCAACGCCCTCTTTTATTCAACAACATGTTTTTGAGCAGTCTCATCGATCAGTCAACCATTGCATTGGATTTAATGTTCAGTTATGTGTGCACACTTTTTAAATGGCCATTGAAAGTGTAGCGCTACTCATACCTCTGGGTTTTAGAAGTGTTGGGCGCCGAAAGCAGAGTTGAACTTCACGGACCGGACCGCTTCAGTTGTCGGCTCTTCTTTGTCCAAATTCACAAATTACTCTGAATATCCGCTCCAATATTTCGATCGGATTCCAACAGAATCGTAGGCGGCGATCTTGCTGATCTTCTCGCTGTCAGCACGGGGTCCAGCCTGATTCGATCACTCAGCGAACAATCCACAGAAACTCTGAACTGGTTTCCGTATCCCGATAtttccataaatccatccaaaGAAAGGAGATGGTTTTTGACTACTAAATGTAGGAGCTAAAGGCCTACAAACAGTTTAGCAAAGTTCTAGCTCCTTTGAGCCACTGAGATGTGCGACGCCAGACTTGACTTGCGCGCCAAGCAGGCTGTTGTTTCCCTGTACGACGAAGAA contains:
- the LOC111946709 gene encoding gastrula zinc finger protein XlCGF8.2DB-like — its product is MVTDAAEKIIRHFEESCVQFEEELHRQSRLLEIIADPQTRHQTLLLPHYFLRKQERNSSLKLENSEAPQTKGQQEELCSSQDVEQLDLNQETDILILTPTYEKNEDLNCQHRLTQSLNVTDDQNGEGNQHGKEKKKTQMKKLCRTKRVKEHCCEECEKSFTTAYQLRRHMRIHTGENLFSCEECGRCFTHSGSLSVHMKIHTGEKPFSCKECGRSFSRVDSLISHMRIHTGEKPFSCKECGKCFTLSCSLTDHMRIHTGEKPFPCKECGRSFRRSSKLSVHMRIHTGEKPFTCEECGRSFSHANSLTTHMRIHTGEKPFSCEECGRSFSQATSLTSHMRIHTGEKPFSCEECGRSFSHANSLTYHMRIHTEVNLSLLD